From the genome of Ptychodera flava strain L36383 chromosome 13, AS_Pfla_20210202, whole genome shotgun sequence:
tctgtgtcatcgcaagtggccaaagtaagttattttttggcaaggagatttcagttgctggcGTAGAAAAATGGGAAGATGAATCTGTAAttaagccttcaaaatgtacgaagcgaaatacagttcccttataagtgataccatcaccagtgttctccctaggatCAAGGGCAAGCATGtcggaaatttgcataaaatttacataattaatttgcatacattaacatatattaattacatacacacacataaaacAGTAACTGCAAATTGTAGTCATTTAATATGCCTTTTATTTACTCACACATTGCtgcatgaacatacatatcaggGGAATAAACAATTAAGTTTACAGGTGCCAGGCACCATGAAGTGCAATAATTTCATACATGAAAACTGAACGGTCACATCTTGCTTTCTTCAGCAGTCCAActtcagttgtaaaaattcaactCGTACTCTCATTGCATGGAGAAACATTTGCAATGAAACATTGCGTCACTTGTTTACGAAATTATACAGAGCAACGAAGCCACACAATCAGGGCTGTGTACCCCAGCGAGTTTTTGAGCACATTACGGTCACGGTCCCAATGAATAGAGGGACTGTTACGGTTTACcataacagaaaattcatacGTATTTACACGAATGATCGtcaccaaaatttatgaaaccccTGTCGCTTCAGTAACTTGCCTCCTTAGCGAACCTGTAACGAGACCTGAACTTGAAACAGCGCGAAACGCTCAAAGCCCACACTTcgaccgccatcttggaaatcgCCTGACCTGTTTACGTCACATGGCACTGTAGACATCATTTCGCGACCAAAAAGTTAATCCaaactcatatttttaaaaactttgtgcgaaataaaaaaaagacgACAAGAATGCAAAAGAACGATTGCACGATTAAccaaaaaacttgtaaaatgacAGTGACCCCAACATCGAGAAACTATGTCAAGTCAGTGTAGAGTAATATGACACACACGTAACGTGTGCAGCCCACGAACTCTACCGTTCTCCTGCTCTGATACTTTCACCGTTTGTCtcaacaacaagaacagaaaaataattaaaatacaaatgcgCATTCGTAATACTGCCATGGAGATTTCATGTAGACTAACCGTCATCAGGTATAGACGCCTTATAAACCTTTTTGAGGGTCGCAATTTTGACCGATAGCTTTGACCACCAGCGTTTTCACGGCGTCGACGTCACTGTAATCTCCCACGTAACTTGATAAACGGCCACTCACGGCGCTTGAACCACATGATCAAAGTCGCGGCCGCACCGATGTGCCGCTCGGCCGGTGTTTTTCAACACCTGTGTACGTGTCAATTGATTAATGTAAACTCGTCAATCAACACGAAAGAGTCTATTCAGGACTAAAAACGATGTTGATAAGGCTAGTTTTGGCAGATGTCCCATGCCAATGAATACACTGAGCTGTCAAGTGGGGCTGTCAATCAAGGTGTCGGGAAAAATCTGAAGCGTCACGGCATTGTAGAAGCGTCACGGCGATCAAGCAACGCTCACGGAGACGTGATGCTTGAAGGGCCTAGGGAAACACTTGATCACGTCAAAGTtatcatagatctaggagcccatgcaatcagtcaggtagttccgatcgatgatcgagataactatgccactgatctgaaaaaggattttattctaaacagtgaaataaaacgattatcaggacggatagcctacacatgggggcccatacttgctctagtttccactggtttaattacgggtaaacatttaaatttaaaaaaatcgggcttaatataatacccgaaataaatggattcaactttgcaagcaccgactcagcaaacgactccgccagggactccgtcacCGACTAcaacacagcgcaacatagagaaaattacgttaccgacgaagcatccagggagagttgctgcgggcaggcgattagcggaatggaacaggcaaaacaaggagaagaaacgccaagcaatgattaatgatagcgatgcggtagcgagcCCCTTTCGGGACCGTTCCGATAGGGTACCaccacaacagtgtgatagctggtataataaatgttatcttgttttaggaattgtgggagtttcattgactgcattagggctatatttggggcgtgctcggcatccCGTTCAGCCTCCccagaaagtgaaaaaaacagagcccgtagcggctccctccggaaccgttccgacaggggttccggGGGGAGGggaacccagctcctctacattgcatgagatggattaactccgtaatttttttatttttctattttatatactagtcagcaatcatggatactaaaacagttgtaaacacaatgtacgatggtattgtaatcgcaggacttacgatgggatatctaatgatctccagcaaatttctgaaaatagatatgggcgatccaagtcgaccaaatttaactcgattgacaaaattaggcggtgcgactgctgccgcggttgcaacaaaagatctccttgaacagaaaaatattattcctgcagaaccttatactttgtaataatattcatcgaacacttatacttagtaatatatacatacaacgtacaacgatgatcatttggattgtaagcaaaacaggcgaaccggttactgttaattttaaccctagcattgacatatcacagtttactaaaataagactgctagagtgtggactatataattcatggcataacataacatcgacgaataatgtactaaaataccaagaaggtgaccaaccgaagaagactaaatcaatacgtccaggtaactacaatatcgatacgttaaacaaagcaatcgggttgaagcaaaaaattaattttgaaaaacatctgccgacaaaccacgttcttctaactttggctaaagatattaaagtctatttcaatgccacaggtagcttcgccaacgtagtcggcttttcagataaacctgaggacaacccagttataaaaagtactattagtccaggtcgagcagatttcttaacagttactaaatacatagttcattcagatgtcgttgatgttactggaaattatgtttcatttggctctggtgaatacatacagggaaaattatcggactgtttacaaatacttcccgtcaaggatacaaaagaaataagtgaaaggtcacctatgattttaaaacggagcactttccatgccattgagaaaaggttcagaccatatgagttcaatgcgtatttggataacagatcaggatggaaacatgatcaatttcaataactggtcaactagcttttgtattgaattattgtagccctaccggtgtaacataaaccatcccacgaccaatcctccagcaatataaatcatttcatatttcttttgctcaggactgggctgataataatctgagaattgaactgccctTCGGAACggcctgacgtagagttgctttgcaccgcttctgcttcttccaggatttctgcatctgtatctcttaactctgctgcagcatgtgcgtcctttgcttgattttctcttcccAGTCAGcatggagtaatcttttttctgaccagacgttgcgatcatgttcaaatttttctaatgctttatcatgtcggaccttctcttcaataagagcgtcaccattaccggaaagcttttgtccgataatatttcctcctgtgaatgccgttgcatttaatacagcaccgagaactgtcattcctatagctgaagccatgattgttagttgtatattacaaggtattatttaattttcactgtatataggtccctacggagtatgtctggtccaagtaacttcggtctaggtgcaattcacgtacaaaatctcgagctcgaagatctgagtgatgttaaagttaacaataatactaagatagcaggtaatcataataaggattacgtccttcgttataaggaCCGCGAGAAACTTTTTGTCTTAGCTTTAGCCGACGTGCAAAgtcacgaacatgctgtagaattttctgaactgaaagacattgatgagtccataatagacgctacaaaggcttcgaatgatccaactccttttgctctgacgtgggatggggatagtaagaaattcatgccttataatgtaccgcgtaacatcttagatatattggatagtgaaattagtggtggagttactgaactgccaggaactccaaatgttatttatttcgatagcaatgttaacaagtacaagttgttagattttcgtagttggcttactcctacgaatccatacattgcacttcttggtataccgattcaccttaaaattagtcctcttaatacaataatgtcttcagataatacactaagaaggtggataaacgagggggagaattattgctcatacAATGCTAGCggggttccagtaagattattttgggacacaactttaaagaaactgggtctgaaaagtgtcggtgatgaggcagctgaattaactttacagacagtaaatcaacagatgactgataatatgaaaatacttcaacatggtacagttctcattagatgtgtaaagttagctacaggagacgagtttgatgatttggttggatattacgctatgaaacagataacagaacaacttgtgatattattataagtatcgataaagatcgcaataaaatgagtattgaatgttttgttggtgggaatagagtagagaacgacttaggaactacatttgtacgtagagataaaagagtgaacactttagatatcaggttattcatctgaaacgtctcattttatttgaagtaatggtcttccgtcacattttaagttcagaggaaattactaaaattttatctatcgggtgaacaagttcgcaccgatagatAGCCATATCAATGACAAAGCCCGTTCTGGCAGGGGGTTGCTCCACGGTTACCGCATATTGGAGCAACGTGTAGTTCTGGGGGAAGGGAGTTGCTCCACAGTTACCGCATTGACACATATTGGAGCAACGAGGTAGTTCTGGGGGAAGGGAGGTGTAGCTTTTTCGGGTAAGTGTCACAATTGTCCACCTTTATTTTACTACTCGCAGATAATgtgaacgatcgcaaccgtttccaacagactcattatgcagagccatgccccaaatgCCCAACAAAACTTgacactaatcatgatcccggtccatttcgagccgaACTTTAATGATTCTAGCGTAATAATTATTGTATGGTTTGATAACTATTGTGAATCGAAATAGGCTTTTATGTATtccaagaaaatattttacaatcattTCAACTCGAATGATTAAAAGAAATGTATGCAAGATTTGAGTTATTATGATAACGATGTTTAGGTAGTGTAAATCAATCATTTGTGAATAAATAATTTCACTTTGAATAGTTGATATCTTACCTTATCTCTGTAGAAATCTAATATAACGATTTGTTTAAGGATCGCGTCGGGTTTTTGCTTCAAGATGAATCCTTTTCATTGACATTGCATGGCATCTGTCTGATCTGAAATATCGTGATAACTTGAAGTCGGAGTTAAAATTGTCAATTGGAAGGTTTTCTTACGTGTCATTTTATTCACCATTCCGACAGGTATTTTGAATGCCGAAATAACTGATAAATTTGCTGGGctatgatgtcaaaggtcaatgaaacGACTACACACTGCACAGGGTAACTTGCACAAATATTTAGATATTATATGTTCTTAGAGAAAGTACAGAGAGCAAGTCATGATGATGTTAACAAATTCATTTGAATATGCTAGGGCTCAGCACAGTTCGAAAGAGAATATTGCTCTTCGAATGATCATGAAGGAGTACTTTGCGTTCACACGCATCAATatcatacatttgcatattcgCCCTTATTAATTTACTACAGGACAGTTTCTATATATTAGCAATTCCATCTATAGTATATATAAagatttttcactttcaataGCTGATATTTTTATTGCCTATAATAAGGTAATCAAATATAAATGCTTAGAACACAGGCAATACGTGGTTGTGTATGTCACTTTGGAAACCAATATGACAGTCGGTCTAGGACAGATACCACCCAGACAAATACTCTCTGGACAATCACCACCAGACAATTAGCCCCCGGCTGATTACCACCGAGACATTTGCCACCCTTAGTTACCCCTTACACTTTTTATAACAACAATACTGCTTTGTCGAAATGATGTCAAAAGGGAAATGATAAAAAAGAGGGGTACTGAACGCTCGCGAAGACTTCATGTGCATCTTTTCTAGGACTGCCACATGCTGGGTGCCCCACATGGTTTGCCTTATGCCTCGCGAGTGTTACTGTACATTCTAAATTTTATCGTATGCCTGTCAGGGAATCGAACCCGAGACGCCCGACCTACTCCAACCACTACGCCAAGTGGAGTTGTCTGTGGCTCTCAGTTGAAATGGTAATCTTGAACTTGAAAAATACTATAAATGGCATTAAAACAACTACTCTATGGGGTTGACGGAATAAAATAATGTCTCTATACAAATCATTTTATTGGCTGACCCTAAACCTAACCTTGACCCTAACACTAAGCAACtaataatatttgtctctttttccgtttttgtcttttttagtCAAAACCGGGTTGCATCGAAAGTTACAAACATCCTCAGTTTCATGTTTTACTGGTAGAATGCATGTTAGatgtttcataaatatttggtaattcctTCATCACCAACATATAAAATATTCTCCATAATGCTGTTTGAATCATAGACCGTGTCTATGCTATggcaaaacaaatttgaaactgtttgaaaataaagataatgaaTCAGACGTCCTTTAAGAGAGGGGGTAATTATCCGGGTGGTAAACGTCTTCTGTGGCAAGTGTCCGTGTGGTGAGTGTCCGATGGTAAATAGCCGGAggcggggggagggggggttaAATGGTAGGTGGCAAATGCCGGGTACTAAATGTCCCGGGCGTAACTGTCCTGTTACCTGACAGTCTCACCAGGACCGGGATATACGAATAGTAATTAAATCACAACAATCAATACATTCATTTATTAACATgtcattcagaatataaaattcTGTTACATAAGCCACAGTAATGGTTTTCTATGTCGAagcaaaaattatgcaaaataaaaatgaaaatgatgaaCGATGTTAAATCTACAATGTTAAAGATACCAAAATCTGTAAAAAGATATAATTCAATATTAAAGCCGGTACTTGACCTCAAATGATACAGTCACATTTATTACATTGTCATAGTTCATTTATTCTGTTGTGATATAAAACTCCATCCCTGCCCTCCGCCAAAACACAATACAtgcgcacacacacatacaagcagTCATAAACACAAGCATACACAGACACACGCTAACATCCAAATTATGtcattgtcatgttttttttatgttATGATATTTTCTATCCCTGTATACCTAAAGTAcaacacacagaaatacacaaaCAGACACACGCTTATCCATCTATTTATGTAtctgcgtatgtatgtatgtatgtatgtatgtatgtatgtatgtatgtatgtatgtatgtatgtatgtatgtatgtatgtatatatatatatatatatatatatatacattttaatCTGTCATCGTGGTTATTTTAGGTATTTTAACTGAAAtaatgtttgcaagaaaaatgtTTCGGAACATTTTTAATAGTATTCTAGCATCTCAAGCGGATATTGCCGTGCTCCTGGACATTCTGCATGCAATGGATAAAATAGTGCACCAAACACTTCACCTTCGAATCAAACATGGAAGTTCCAAAATATCCAACATCGACGtaggttttgtgaaaataatagTACAGAACACGATTTTGGTACGATAAAGTTGTTTTCTATACGCGGAGATTCTCTTCAAGCATACGCACTGTCAGTGCATGTGAGGCGCTCGACACATTCATCAGTTGCAGAAAGTGTTGCAGTCATATTCACACTTGACATTCGATTTATTAAGCGATATTTTAAATGTTGTGAAATAGCCTACATTCCAAGCATCTCCTTAGCTTTTGCTTCAAGTTCTGGGATAAGTACTTTACCCGTCGGGCCACTCGGAAAGCAGTCAAAGAACAAAATGTATTTTGGCATGTGAAAATCTGGCAAATATGGACGCACAAACTGTAATAGTTCGTCAACAGTGATCTCTTCTCCTTTCTCAAGACAAACACAGGCACAGACTTCTTCTATGAATCGTTCATCTGGTACACCGATAGTTCTTGATAGTTTTACCTTTGGATGTCTGACAAGAACTTGGTCGACTTCCGCAGGATAGATATTTCTAGCCTCTTTGATGATGATGTCTCTCTTTCGGCCCACAACAGCGATGCATCCATCTTCTTCCAGCCTACACATGTCACCTGTATGGTACCAGCCGCTTATATCTATGACCGattttgttttgtcttcatCGTCTTCATACCTCAGCATCGTGTAAGGCGACCGGGCACACAGCTCACCAACGGTACCACGCGGTACTATGTGACCATTGTCATCGATTATCTTGATCTCAAAGTGATCTATGGGGCAACCAGTTTTCTCAAATTTCTCAGGATTATTATTTATAGTCATGAACCCTGTTTCCGTAGTTCCTAGTAGAGAGTAAAGGTTTAGAATCTTTCTCGCCTTGATCAAAATTTCAGATGGAACGAGATTGCCAGTAGTGATGACGTATTTCAGGGAGCTTTGACAAAGCTCATCCACCTTCCCATACTTCAGGAAATCTAAGACAAATGAGAACAAAAGACACGCCACCGACACACACTCTTCCCTGATCAAACTGACAAGAAATTCTACATCTGAATTTGAATCTGGAACGATCACCCTATAGCCTTGGCTTACACCTGCGACAGTTGAAAGGTCCCCACTTGCGTGCGTAAACAAGTTCATCGACATATAGCATACGTCTGTCTTCGCTATATCTTGAAAGCGTCTGCCATATACGTGTGCGCCCTCAAGCGAACACCTGTGCGATTTCACTACCACCTTCGGTAAGCCAGTACTGCCAGATGTCGTTAACATCATCATTTCGTCATCTTGATGAACGGTTTCTCGTAATTTTGTTACTTGTCCTAAGTCATCTTCATTTCCTATCTTCATCACTTCTGCATAGCTAATCGTGCCTTGCTTGCTTTCACTGTCAAGATGAATCACACAACGGAGAGTTGGTAATTTAGCTACGtcacatttgtttgttttattcgATAACTCTGGCGCGACGTTCAAAAGAACTCTTTCTTGATCGCCAGGACCGATaattaaagccgcaattttcgtTTTGTTTGCCAAATGTTCGAAGTATACCTCATTGTAGCCAATCACTATTCGGACACAAATCAGTTTGGTATAGGCCATTGCATAATATGATGTGATCCATTCGTAGCAATTATCCGCCCAGATGCCAACACGTTCGCCAGGCTTCAGACCCAAATGAACCAAGCCTGAAGCTAACTTGATAACATCTTCTCGCAGTTGCTTGAAAGTGATACGTTGTCTTTTTAATTTCGAAGCGAAAACAAAGGCCTCTCTATCCGGAAACCTGGTTGCCGATTGGTCGAGTGCATCACATAAGCTGTTCCCCGTTAATGGAGTGCCTGATGTGGCATGTAGGTAACTCTTGGGCGACATTGACATCTTGTGAGTTTTCAATATCGTCCCTGTATACATAAAAGTACAACCTGTTAGTAGTGAGTTTTGGTATGCATAAGATATCATTAAGATTATCATTAAGCTTAGACAGCTTTACTGTACCTTTCATTTCTGAAAGCAGTTTAAGAACATCCCAACTGAATGGATCTGAATGCATCATAGACATGCAATTGGCCAGTTGCATTTTCCGTTTGTTATTATTTGGTCAATGAGATTGTGGAAGCATTTTTAACACGTCACGTTTTAGATGCGACAAAGAGTTTAGACACATAATGTAACCTTTTGAGATTGTGTTCGTGGCAATAACTATACCACTAAGCATCAAACCTGCTAGTACTGAACAATTataatgcatattttaatgttcACGTCTCTATCTACACACAAGTAAATTAAACCAGTTTATAATTATCTACCTATAAGTCACATATTTGAATAGATTATTCGAAGATCTGGATTCGAATCTTCTGTAAATAGACGGATATACATTGCTACTTTACTGTTCGATTGAAGTCGTTCAGATAGGCTTGTAGTTCGCGACATAAATTTTAGTTCATGTTTCCAGATATACTTTAACATGTTGATGATATGAAGTCTTGCGGCCTAACGTATATGAAAAACTCCGGTGAAGAATCTTCGGCCTTGAAAATATAGCAGAAACTATTGTCATTGCACAGACATAGCATCTTTGCTAAGAAAATAACCTCACTCACTGCGAACATGTTGTTGTGCTATATGTCTTACTACCCTTCTCAATAACAAGGAGAAGCCACGAGTTTTTCTCAAATTCCATGCACTTCATACGTCACTTCAAAGTTGATACGAAATTAACCAACGCAGTAGGTCAACTTGgtataaatttgataaataccTAATGTATACATTGATAAACACATGGCACTTTAGAGACGACACAGCAACAAAACGCTAACCTTGATATAATTTAAAGGAGACCctgtataaaaatatgcaaagtacACAAAGGCCAGAGACACAGTGTCGATTAAACGCTTTGAAGCAGATGAATGCACATAACCACCTGTGATACTAGTCCTAAACCGAAGAATACTACAATGTCCTATTGAGGCCGAATCAATGTTCTTATTTTCTTGAAGGAATGAAAGAAGTCCTGGGACAGAATTACCCATTTTttctacttttgaaaaaatctgacgACATTAATCACTCAAGCTATTTCCGAAGTATTACATCCCATGCACTTAAAACAGCTTAACAGTTTTTCAGTTTTGTCTACAATAGCTTTAGACACAGAAATTAAGATTTCATATTAATTTCTGCTGGCACTATCTAAtcagaaacattaaaacctgGTCAACTAGAAGTTAtaagacatgtacattttggtgaaatgctAGACAGACATAGTAAAACAAGTTTGTCAATATATTAAGGGAAATAGCCAAAACTATATAATGTAGCCAAAATGGGGACGATGTGCCTGAGGGCAAGTGACCATTTGACCGTCGGTTTTTGATCTCTAGTCTGACAAACCAATTAAATTGCCGTTTCTGATGATACGTCAAAATCTACATATATAAAAATTGCCGTAGCTgctatttaatttcaataagTCCCGACAGTGTCAAGGCCTTTTCCTGAGAAAATGCTGCATTGCAAATGCCAGGCATTGCTATATTGAACGTCgtctcagatttttgtcacCTACCGTAGCTTACAAACAACGAGGGGGACAAAGTGGGCGCAAGACCCATGTTACAAGCTTAAGTATGTCCTGTCCTCTGacgtcaaaatttaaaaatgaatactGTTACCACACCTAATATCTTACAACATTCATCGCAATACGCATTGATATGCCTGAAAGCAATCACTTCACGAAAACAGGTCCAAAATGGCGTGACAGTTAACAatactgatttttattctctcaGTTCTTGCTTATGCATTCTCCAACACAAAACGAAGGAAACGTATTTTTCACCATAATTTATATGAGGTCATTTAATATTTCGAACCACTATCAACAATTTTGGAATAGGTACGCCAATGAGGACACTGCAAAGGTTTTAAGGTGAGACAGTTGAGAAGTTGCATTTGAAAAGGTTGAAACCTTGAGAACGATTGAACTAAAAGGAATAAACAAAGGTATACTTGCTTGTAGAATGCTTGAAAACAGGTCAACTTGGGTTAACGTTTTTCGATTGAATTTGAGT
Proteins encoded in this window:
- the LOC139148719 gene encoding medium-chain acyl-CoA ligase ACSF2, mitochondrial-like; this encodes MSMSPKSYLHATSGTPLTGNSLCDALDQSATRFPDREAFVFASKLKRQRITFKQLREDVIKLASGLVHLGLKPGERVGIWADNCYEWITSYYAMAYTKLICVRIVIGYNEVYFEHLANKTKIAALIIGPGDQERVLLNVAPELSNKTNKCDVAKLPTLRCVIHLDSESKQGTISYAEVMKIGNEDDLGQVTKLRETVHQDDEMMMLTTSGSTGLPKVVVKSHRCSLEGAHVYGRRFQDIAKTDVCYMSMNLFTHASGDLSTVAGVSQGYRVIVPDSNSDVEFLVSLIREECVSVACLLFSFVLDFLKYGKVDELCQSSLKYVITTGNLVPSEILIKARKILNLYSLLGTTETGFMTINNNPEKFEKTGCPIDHFEIKIIDDNGHIVPRGTVGELCARSPYTMLRYEDDEDKTKSVIDISGWYHTGDMCRLEEDGCIAVVGRKRDIIIKEARNIYPAEVDQVLVRHPKVKLSRTIGVPDERFIEEVCACVCLEKGEEITVDELLQFVRPYLPDFHMPKYILFFDCFPSGPTGKVLIPELEAKAKEMLGM